A single region of the Pyricularia oryzae 70-15 chromosome 4, whole genome shotgun sequence genome encodes:
- a CDS encoding AP-1 complex subunit beta-1 translates to MSAVNRIRGALAGPRKGETFELRAGLVSQYAYERKEAIQKTIMAMTLGKDVSALFPDVLKNIATADLDQKKLVYLYLMNYAKSHPDLCILAVNTFVQDSEDPNPLIRALAIRTMGCIRVDKMVDYMEEPLRKTLRDESPYVRKTAAICVAKLFDLNPTMCIENGFLETLQELIGDPNPMVVANSVQALSEIAETAPETRALVITPATLKKLLMALNECTEWGRVTILSTLADYPPSDVKESEHVCERVAPQFQHVNPSVVLAAVKVVFIHMKVINPDSVRQYLKKMAPPLVTLVASAPEVQYVALRNIDLLLQAKPDILSKELRVFFCKYNDPPYVKMQKLEIMVRIANDKNFEQLLAELKEYALEVDMDFVRRAVKAIGQVAIKIESASEKCVNALLDLMATKVNYVVQEVVVVIKDILRKYPGYEGVIPTLCEHIDELDEPNARGSLIWIVGEYAEKISNADEIISTFVDGFMEEFTQTQLQILTAAVKLFLKKPSNNQGLVQKVLQQATADNDNPDIRDRAYVYWRLLSGDLDIAKNIITSQKPAITTTMTSLPSSLLEQLLTELSTLASVYHKPPESFVGKGRFGADAIQRAAIQEQRRDAAENPIAAAVAAAANGAPPQSNVENLLDIDFDGAAPASAEASGTPDRVASPGVPAAPSGGMADMMGLFGDMGGGSSAPAPSAAAPSSGMDDIMGGFAGLDMGGSSAPPPATQQLQGGAGAGAKKNDNEDLLGLF, encoded by the exons ATGTCGGCGGTGAACAGGATACGCGGGGCTCTTGCCGGCCCGAGAAAGGGTGAAACTTTCGAGTTGCGCGCCGGCCTGGTCTCGCAATATGCGTACGAGCGCAAGGAAGCTATACAGAAGACCATCATGGCCATGACGTTAGGCAAGGACGTGTCGGCGTTGTTTCCTGATGTGCTCAAGAACATTGCCACGGCGGATCTGGACCAAAAGAAGCTCGTGTATCTGTACTTGAT GAACTACGCCAAGTCACATCCAGACCTTTGTATTTTGGCAGTCAACACGTTTGTGCAGGACTCGGAGGACCCAAACCCCCTGATCAGGGCCTTGGCGATACGGACTATGGGCTGTATCAGGGTTGACAAGATGGTGGACTACATGGAAGAGCCCCTGCGCAAGACATTACGGGACGAGTCACCATACGTGAGAAAAACCGCGGCCATCTGCGTTGCCAAGCTTTTCGATCTCAACCCTACAATGTGTATTGAAAACGGCTTCTTGGAGACGTTACAAGAGCTCATTGGGGATCCGAATCCGATGGTTGTGGCCAACTCGGTCCAGGCGCTCTCGGAAATTGCAGAGACGGCACCCGAGACCCGGGCGCTGGTCATCACGCCAGCAACGCTCAAGAAGCTGCTGATGGCCCTCAACGAGTGTACTGAGTGGGGACGCGTGACTATCCTTTCTACGCTTGCGGACTACCCTCCGTCAGACGTGAAGGAGTCGGAGCATGTGTGCGAGAGAGTTGCACCGCAGTTCCAACACGTCAACCCGAGTGTGGTCTTGGCGGCTGTCAAGGTGGTGTTCATACATATGAAAGTCATCAACCCCGACTCCGTTAGGCAATACCTGAAGAAGATGGCGCCTCCGCTGG TGACCCTTGTTGCTTCTGCCCCTGAAGTTCAGTATGTCGCATTGAGGAACATCGATCTTCTTTTGCAGGCAAAACCCGATATTCTCAGCAAAGAATTGAGGGTATTCTTCTGCAAGTACAACGACCCTCCATACGTCAAGATGCAAAAACTGGAGATTATGGTGCGGATAGCAAACGACAAGAACTTTGAGCAGCTTCTTGCCGAGTTGAAGGAATACGCGCTCGAGGTAGACATGGACTTCGTGAGGCGAGCCGTCAAAGCGATTGGCCAGGTCGCCATTAAGATCGAGAGCGCCAGCGAAAAGTGTGTCAACGCTTTGCTAGATTTGATGGCAACCAAGGTCAACTATGTTGTCCAGGAGGTCGTCGTGGTCATCAAGGACATCTTGCGCAAATATCCTGGATATGAGGGCGTTATCCCCACCCTGTGTGAACACATTGATGAACTGGACGAGCCAAACGCAAGGGGTTCGCTGATATGGATCGTGGGCGAGTATGCAGAGAAGATCAGCAATGCAGATGAGATAATATCAACATTTGTTGACGGATTTATGGAGGAGTTCACACAG ACACAACTGCAAATTCTCACAGCCGCTGTCAAGCTCTTCTTGAAGAAGCCGAGTAATAACCAAGGTCTGGTCCAAAAGGTCTTGCAACAAGCAACAGCAGACAATGACAACCCGGACATTCGAGACCGCGCATATGTCTACTGGCGTTTGTTGTCAGGCGACTTGGATATAGCCAAG AATATTATCACATCTCAAAAGCCCGCCATCACCACAACGATGACTTCTCTTCCTTCGTCACTCTTGGAGCAGTTGTTGACTGAGCTCTCAACTTTGGCATCAGTATACCACAAGCCACCAGAGTCTTTCGTCGGCAagggccgtttcggcgccGACGCTATCCAGAGGGCAGCTATCCAGGAGCAGCGGCGTGATGCGGCCGAGAACCCCATCGCAGCCGCTGTTGCAGCTGCAGCGAATGGAGCACCTCCCCAGAGCAACGTCGAAAACCTTTTGGACATCGATTTCGATGGCGCCGCGCCGGCCAGCGCGGAGGCGTCTGGAACGCCAGACCGCGTTGCAAGCCCTGGCGTGCCTGCAGCCCCGAGTGGAGGCATGGCAGACATGATGGGTCTCTTTGGAGACATGGGCGGCGGCTCATCGGCACCTGCACCATCTGCAGCCGCGCCGTCTAGTGGCATGGATGACATTATGGGCGGATTTGCGGGTCTGGACATGGGTGGTTCGAGTGCGCCGCCTCCGGCAACACAGCAGCTGCAAGGTGGTGCCGGCGCGGGAGCCAAGAAGAACGACAACGAAGACTTATTGGGTCTGTTTTAA
- a CDS encoding small heat shock protein: MSIFAPRSSVYEPSYSGLFRLIDDFNNYAVEANNNNSEAATTSKRGRSSLISDIVSWTPKFDLQETPNTYILHGEFPGMDKKDINIEFTDDQTVTIRGRSERSHTHEEPADDDDGDAVVVPSTGEKKSDKEAADKKSDDNSKDKQVDKSNAGQHKVKYWVSERSFGEFSRSFNFPARIDAGGVVAKLDNGVLNIVVPKMTKPQGRKISIE, translated from the coding sequence ATGTCGATCTTCGCTCCCCGCTCATCCGTCTACGAGCCTAGCTACAGCGGGCTCTTCCGACTCATTGACGACTTCAACAACTATGCCGTCGaggccaacaacaacaactctGAAGCCGCAACAACATCCAAGCGCGGCCGCTCCAGCCTCATCTCAGACATTGTGAGCTGGACGCCCAAGTTCGACCTGCAGGAGACGCCCAACACGTACATCCTGCACGGAGAATTCCCGGGCATGGACAAGAAGGACATCAACATCGAGTTCACCGACGACCAGACGGTGACCATCCGCGGCCGCAGCGAGCGCTCGCACACGCACGAGGAGCccgccgacgatgacgacggcgacgcGGTCGTGGTTCCTTCCACCGGTGAGAAGAAGAGCGACAAGGAGGCCGCCGACAAGAAGTCGGACGACAACAGCAAGGACAAGCAGGTCGACAAGAGCAACGCCGGCCAGCACAAGGTCAAGTACTGGGTCTCGGAGCGTAGCTTTGGCGAGTTCTCGCGCTCCTTCAACTTCCCTGCCCGCATCGACGCGGGCGGTGTCGTGGCCAAGTTAGACAATGGCGTGCTGAACATTGTCGTCCCCAAGATGACCAAGCCGCAGGGCAGGAAGATTTCGATTGAGTAA
- a CDS encoding thymocyte nuclear protein 1 gives MAPKRKSSALHESSVEQPTLRRSSRARGTANADKSSATSSAQDGDESPKVVAKDAKRQRPKGHDKAISAEIKIDSESPAATRNTSGSTEYVAGAGDGDRQYWLMKAEPEPRFERGVDVSFSIDDLAAKSEPEPWDGIRNYVARNNLRAMKKGDLAFFYHSNCKEPGIVGTMEVVQEHSPDLSAHDSKAPYYDASSKPDNPKWSVVHVEFRSKFSVPITLKELREMGSGPEKPLQNMQMLKQSRLSYAQLQNSSGPPFAHVFTTLPGVWILQVDFRPRVYINVSRIKLDLYFGRSHDEKEHKLRPYHLSG, from the exons ATGGCCCCCAAACGGAAATCAAGCGCTCTCCACGAGAGCAGCGTCGAACAGCCCACACTGCGTCGCTCTTCCAGAGCCAGGGGAACAGCGAATGCCGACAAGTCCTCGGCTACATCGTCCGCTCAAGACGGCGACGAGTCGCCCAAAGTAGTGGCCAAAGATGCCAAACGCCAGCGACCTAAAGGCCACGACAAGGCCATTAGCGCTGAAATCAAGATCGACTCG GAATCACCGGCTGCTACTAGGAATACATCAGGGTCAACCGAGTATGTTGCAGGAGCGGGTGACGGCGACAGGCAGTATTGGCTCATGAAAGCCGAGCCAGAGCCCCGGTTTGAGCGCGGTGTCGATGTGAGCTTCTCTATTGATGACCTGGCGGCAAAGTCGGAGCCAGAACCATGGGATGGTATCCGCAACTATGTTG CACGAAACAATTTACGTGCGATGAAGAAGGGAGACCTGGCCTTCTTTTATCATTCAAACTGCAAGGAGCCAGGAATCGTAGGAACAATGGAGGTTGTCCAAGAGCATTCACCCGATC TCTCCGCACATGACTCTAAAGCGCCTTATTATGATGCCTCTTCAAAGCCCGACAACCCCAAATGGAGCGTTGTTCATGTTGAGTTCCGCAGCAAGTTTTCTGTGCCCATCACGCTTAAGGAACTGCGAGAAATGGGTTCCGGGCCTGAAAAGCCACTGCAGAACATGCAGATGCTCAAGCAGTCCCGCCTGAGC TATGCGCAACTCCAGAATTCGTCAGGACCCCCCTTTGCCCATGTCTTCACCACTTTACCTGGGGTATGGATTTTGCAGGTCGACTTTAGGCCTCGCGTGTACATAAATGTTTCACGTATCAAACTGGATCTATACTTTGGGCGAAGTCACGATGAAAAGGAGCATAAGTTGCGTCCTTATCATCTGTCCGGATAA
- a CDS encoding dimethylaniline monooxygenase, producing MPSIKRVAVIGAGPSGAITLDALAKEQAFDVIRVFERREGPGGCWIGDSAEPPHLSGFKRLADRTADLPVPIPEQIPAHGVAALTQPRFADSSIYPYLETNVQDLSMQFSQEPIPADRSELSVSLYGPSTPFRHWEVLKRYVSNVIHATPGHSEVVSYDTTVELVEKVGDEWRVVLRKADGRGGDHWWDERFDAVVVANGHYNVPYVPEVEGLEEMQRAMPGSILHSKYFRGRDQFRDKRVVVVGASVSAADIAFDIVKVAKSPVHAVFLGHTANPYFGDEAFRHPNVKMQPSIARVEVPPGGQGATVYFVDGTSASGVDYLIFGTGYSWTLPFLPQIQPKKNRVPGLYHHVVWQQDPTLLFVGAVGAGLTFKIFEWQAVLAARILAGRTSRPLPSLDEMQRWEVNRIAETGDGPKFTVIHPYFEEYFETLRELAGDGEPGLGRKLPKFDQKWLDAFMDGHELRKGMWKRINDQARDEIRPIPRL from the exons ATGCCTTCCATCAAGAGGGTGGCCGTCATCGGCGCCGGTCCATCCGGCGCAATAACGCTCGATGCGCTAGCCAAAGAGCAGGCGTTTGATGTCATTCGAGTGTTTGAGCGCAGAGAAGGCCCTGGAGGATGCTG GATCGGGGACTCGGCGGAACCTCCGCACCTGTCTGGTTTTAAGCGCCTTGCGGACCGGACGGCAGACCTCCCGGTTCCGATCCCGGAGCAGATCCCAGCACACGGCGTCGCGGCCCTCACGCAGCCGCGCTTCGCCGACTCGTCCATCTACCCGTACCTGGAGACCAACGTGCAGGACCTGTCCATGCAGTTCTCGCAGGAGCCGATCCCGGCCGACAGGAGCGAGCTGTCCGTCTCGCTGTATGGCCCTTCCACGCCGTTTCGTCACTGGGAGGTGCTGAAGCGGTACGTCAGCAATGTCATCCATGCCACGCCTGGGCACAGCGAGGTTGTGTCCTACGACACGACCGTCGAGCTGGTCGAGAAGGTCGGCGACGAGTGGCGGGTGGTCCTGCGCAAGGCGGACGGGCGCGGGGGCGATCACTGGTGGGACGAGAGGTTCGATGCCGTGGTCGTTGCGAATGGCCACTACAACGTGCCGTACGTCCCCGAGGTCGAGGGGTTGGAGGAGATGCAGCGGGCTATGCCGGGGAGTATTTTGCACAGCAAATATTTCCGGGGTAGGGATCAGTTCAGAGACAAG CGAGTTGTGGTGGTGGGCGCATCTGTGTCAGCCGCTGACATTGCGTTTGACATTGTCAAAGTTGCAAAATCCCCCGTGCACGCAGTCTTTCTGGGGCACACCGCCAACCCATACTTTGGCGACGAGGCTTTCCGCCACCCAAACGTAAAGATGCAGCCTTCGATAGCTAGAGTCGAAGTTCCACCCGGTGGCCAAGGGGCCACTGTATACTTTGTCGACGGCACGTCGGCAAGCGGAGTCGATTATTTGATATTTGGCACGGGATACAGCTGGACCCTGCCGTTCCTCCCGCAAATCCAACCGAAAAAGAACCGCGTGCCGGGCTTGTATCACCACGTTGTTTGGCAGCAGGACCCGACATTGCTGTTCGTCGGGGCGGTCGGAGCGGGCTTGACATTCAAGATATTCGAGTGGCAGGCCGTCCTGGCGGCTCGGATCCTAGCCGGCAGGACCTCGAGGCCGCTGCCGTCTCTTGACGAGATGCAGAGGTGGGAAGTCAATCGCATCGCAGAAACTGGCGATGGGCCCAAGTTCACCGTCATCCACCCGTACTTTGAAGAGTATTTTGAGACTCTGAGAGAGCTGGCCGGAGACGGTGAGCCCGGGCTGGGTAGGAAGCTGCCAAAATTCGAC